In a genomic window of Virgibacillus sp. SK37:
- a CDS encoding ISL3 family transposase, whose amino-acid sequence MQNHFIIEMLGIEDKHVDVWEVSSDSAKFFVELYTKVKKQKCPFCGNRTKSIHGYRTQTIQGPIVSNKPVSISLKKRRYLCKACNHTFYEKLQMVERYQRCTRSIQTTALTYTAVGSFTTAAQLTGMSSQRLLRIYDRKEIKTRKVLPRALAIDEFKGDAGGERFQTVIADVENKEIVDVLPDRKVDTIKAYLQSCDTSNVEIVVMDLSKSFKQAIRKALGNPLIIADRFHFMRQVYWALDEVRREVQRDLEKKDRIYMKKSKKLLWKSTYKLSEEEREKVNQLLQVDPRLEEAYNLKNKLDQWFKESNEKTATQGLEGCLMAMKDSNIESFHRVRKTFERWKQEILHSFMYPFNNGYIEGVNNTIKVAKRMSYGIKNFNRLKKKILWRQEVRRVLTQ is encoded by the coding sequence GTGCAAAACCATTTTATCATAGAAATGTTAGGTATTGAAGACAAACATGTAGATGTATGGGAAGTTTCTAGTGACTCAGCTAAGTTTTTTGTAGAGCTATATACAAAAGTAAAGAAGCAGAAGTGCCCGTTTTGTGGCAATAGGACAAAAAGTATCCACGGCTATCGTACCCAAACGATTCAGGGGCCCATTGTTTCCAATAAACCAGTTAGTATTTCTTTGAAAAAGAGACGCTACTTATGTAAGGCGTGTAATCATACGTTTTATGAAAAGCTTCAGATGGTGGAACGATACCAACGTTGCACCCGTTCTATACAAACGACAGCGCTAACGTATACAGCTGTGGGCTCATTTACTACAGCTGCCCAGTTAACTGGGATGAGTTCGCAACGGTTACTTCGTATTTATGATCGAAAAGAAATAAAAACAAGGAAAGTCCTGCCACGTGCGTTAGCTATTGATGAATTTAAAGGGGATGCGGGCGGTGAAAGGTTTCAAACGGTCATTGCGGATGTAGAAAATAAAGAGATTGTGGATGTCTTACCTGATCGGAAGGTAGATACAATTAAAGCTTATCTTCAGTCCTGTGATACAAGTAACGTAGAGATTGTCGTCATGGACCTTTCTAAGTCTTTTAAGCAAGCAATACGGAAGGCGCTTGGTAACCCACTGATCATCGCTGATCGATTTCATTTTATGCGGCAAGTATATTGGGCGCTAGATGAAGTACGTCGAGAAGTGCAAAGAGACTTAGAGAAAAAAGACCGGATATATATGAAAAAAAGTAAAAAGTTACTTTGGAAATCAACCTATAAATTATCAGAAGAAGAGCGAGAGAAAGTAAATCAGTTACTCCAGGTTGATCCTCGATTAGAAGAGGCATACAACCTAAAAAACAAACTTGATCAGTGGTTTAAAGAGAGTAACGAAAAGACCGCTACACAGGGTCTAGAAGGATGTTTAATGGCGATGAAGGATTCTAATATTGAGTCTTTTCATAGAGTAAGAAAAACATTTGAGCGGTGGAAGCAAGAGATCTTGCATTCCTTTATGTATCCTTTTAATAATGGATATATTGAAGGCGTAAATAATACAATTAAAGTGGCAAAACGAATGTCGTATGGAATTAAAAATTTTAATCGATTAAAAAAGAAAATACTGTGGCGACAAGAGGTTAGAAGGGTTTTGACACAATAG
- a CDS encoding deaminase domain-containing protein: protein MIVELKRAGELGKKAFFNHLNRNYAIGMLKTNMGEKYFYSTCQIQSKDAYNNFKDKVEKHKKYMWNNMINDLYYATPPFLFNYVNVDRSRGIRTPHSWSREQDSESVILEKISKYMFDNRLYDCKVFIYSQKEPCLNCETVFQQFIERHPLTNLTIFYHETNYKQLPSKYNWRFK from the coding sequence ATGATAGTAGAACTTAAAAGAGCAGGTGAGCTTGGAAAAAAGGCATTTTTTAATCATTTAAATCGCAACTATGCGATAGGAATGCTAAAAACTAATATGGGAGAAAAATATTTTTATTCTACCTGCCAGATACAAAGTAAGGATGCATATAATAATTTTAAGGACAAAGTTGAAAAACATAAAAAATACATGTGGAATAATATGATTAATGATTTGTATTATGCAACTCCACCTTTCTTGTTTAATTATGTAAATGTGGACCGGTCAAGAGGAATTCGTACTCCCCATTCATGGAGTAGAGAACAAGACAGTGAAAGTGTTATCTTAGAGAAAATTAGTAAATATATGTTTGATAATAGATTGTATGATTGTAAAGTATTCATATATTCACAAAAGGAGCCATGTTTAAACTGTGAAACAGTTTTCCAACAGTTTATTGAGAGGCACCCATTAACGAATCTAACAATATTTTATCATGAAACCAACTATAAGCAGTTACCCTCAAAGTATAATTGGAGATTTAAATAG
- the tnpB gene encoding IS66 family insertion sequence element accessory protein TnpB (TnpB, as the term is used for proteins encoded by IS66 family insertion elements, is considered an accessory protein, since TnpC, encoded by a neighboring gene, is a DDE family transposase.) — protein MLTNTSYDRVYLARGSTDLRKSIDGLAVIVKECFDLDPFSPSLFVFCNRKRDKLKILQWEHNGFWLHYRRLERGTFHWPSEKDASPMDVSPRQLRWLLDGLSLEQKKAHHEVKARTIL, from the coding sequence ATGCTAACCAATACCTCTTATGATCGAGTTTATCTAGCCCGTGGGAGTACTGATCTTCGAAAGTCCATTGATGGATTAGCGGTCATCGTGAAAGAATGTTTTGACCTGGATCCCTTTTCTCCCAGCCTCTTCGTATTCTGTAATCGAAAACGGGATAAGTTGAAAATCCTACAGTGGGAACACAATGGGTTTTGGCTTCATTACCGTAGGTTGGAACGGGGAACTTTTCATTGGCCCTCCGAGAAAGACGCTTCCCCTATGGATGTCAGTCCGCGCCAACTTCGTTGGTTATTGGATGGTTTGTCTCTAGAACAGAAAAAGGCCCACCATGAAGTAAAAGCCCGTACCATTCTATAA
- a CDS encoding IS66 family transposase: MKTNEGKSNKSIEYYMERTETLEMENEALEAKLKWYEEQFRLSQQRQFGSSSERIHPDQLSLFNETEVTADSAVEEPSVETITYKRKKQSGQRDKQLENLPKETIEYRLSDEEQVCSCCQGSLHSMSTEVRRELKVIPAQVKVVEHVRHVYSCRYCERNGIQTPIVTASMPEPVFPGSLASPSAIAYTMNQKYVESMPLYRQEKHWERFGISIPRQTLANWITYGASTWLSLIYEQLHTHLLNQDSLHADETTLQVLSEPERPATSTSYMWLYRTGSEGPPIVLYDYQQTRASKHPRRFLDGFQGYLHVDGYAGYNGLPGVTLVGCWAHARRKFTDALKALPENASTTNLKAKEGLAFCNQLFSIERELKDVCADERYKKRLERSQPVLQAFSTWLREQTPRVLPKSALGQAIKYCRNQWDRLGGFLKDGRLEIDNNRGERSIKPFVIGRKNWLFSNTAKGATSSAIVYSIVETAKENGLNPFHYLEYLFEKLPNMDYTNSEDLNQFLPWSPTIPEECRVPNKTK; this comes from the coding sequence ATGAAAACGAACGAAGGAAAATCCAACAAATCAATTGAATATTACATGGAGCGCACGGAAACGTTAGAAATGGAGAATGAAGCGTTGGAAGCGAAACTAAAATGGTATGAAGAACAATTTCGACTCAGCCAACAGCGCCAATTCGGATCTTCCAGCGAGAGAATTCACCCGGATCAACTCTCCCTTTTTAACGAAACGGAGGTAACAGCTGATTCGGCTGTTGAGGAGCCCTCGGTCGAGACGATTACCTACAAGCGCAAAAAGCAAAGTGGCCAGCGAGATAAGCAACTGGAGAACCTGCCGAAGGAAACGATTGAGTATCGTTTATCCGATGAGGAACAGGTCTGTTCGTGTTGCCAAGGTTCTCTCCATTCGATGAGCACGGAAGTGCGCAGAGAATTAAAAGTGATCCCCGCCCAAGTGAAAGTGGTGGAGCATGTACGTCATGTTTATAGTTGTCGTTATTGCGAGCGAAATGGCATACAAACACCTATCGTGACAGCAAGTATGCCAGAACCTGTATTTCCGGGAAGTCTGGCATCTCCATCTGCTATTGCTTATACCATGAACCAAAAGTATGTAGAGAGCATGCCTCTGTATCGGCAGGAGAAACATTGGGAACGCTTTGGCATTTCCATTCCACGGCAGACATTGGCCAATTGGATTACTTATGGGGCCAGCACCTGGCTCTCCCTTATTTACGAACAACTGCACACACATCTTTTAAACCAGGATAGCCTCCATGCGGATGAAACAACGCTGCAGGTTCTTTCCGAACCGGAACGCCCTGCCACGTCGACATCCTATATGTGGTTGTATCGCACAGGAAGCGAAGGTCCGCCTATTGTTTTGTATGATTACCAGCAGACACGAGCAAGCAAGCATCCACGTCGCTTTCTAGATGGCTTTCAAGGATACCTGCATGTCGATGGGTATGCTGGTTACAACGGCCTTCCCGGAGTAACGCTGGTTGGATGTTGGGCACATGCGCGCCGTAAATTTACTGATGCCCTCAAGGCATTACCTGAAAATGCGAGCACGACCAACTTGAAAGCGAAAGAGGGACTTGCCTTCTGTAATCAGCTGTTTAGCATTGAACGAGAATTAAAAGACGTCTGTGCTGACGAACGTTATAAAAAACGATTAGAGCGCAGCCAGCCAGTGCTGCAGGCTTTTTCAACATGGCTACGTGAACAGACACCACGCGTTCTGCCTAAAAGCGCTCTTGGCCAAGCAATCAAGTATTGTCGTAATCAATGGGATCGTTTAGGAGGATTCCTTAAGGATGGTCGTTTGGAAATCGATAACAATCGTGGAGAACGTTCCATTAAACCCTTCGTTATAGGAAGGAAAAACTGGTTGTTCAGTAATACAGCCAAAGGGGCAACCTCCAGCGCAATTGTTTATAGTATTGTGGAAACTGCAAAGGAAAATGGACTGAACCCATTTCATTATCTGGAATACTTATTTGAGAAGCTTCCCAATATGGATTACACAAACAGTGAAGACTTAAATCAGTTTCTGCCTTGGTCACCGACAATTCCGGAGGAATGTAGGGTCCCTAATAAAACTAAATAA
- a CDS encoding ATP-dependent endonuclease: MIEKVIIKNYKSIDYLDLKLDDTINILVGNNEQGKSTILEAVNLALTSTLNKRNIHNELNPFLFNKTVVEDYIKNISKNKRVIPPSILIEIYLKEDNQNASLKGSNNSIKENACGISFSIEFDDDYTEEYQQYIEQSTNIRNIPIEYYKINWYSFASNPITSRSNPIKCVLIDPTEGKAWNGTDRYISSVIGDTLDPKQRATLNFNFRDIKENFSQVESISKINSTLSKKTGDISDKELAISLDISQKNGWESNLTAYLDDIPFDFIGKGEQNSVKLKLSLESNAEEAQVILIEEPENHLSHSNMQKLINQISEKCEGKQLIITTHSTYVLNKLGLDKVVLMNNGKHITLRDLNEDTYNYFKKLPGYDTLRLLLADKAILVEGPSDELIVQKAYLQKHNRLPIEDGIDIITVRGLSFKRFLEIADLLNKEVAVVTDNDGDIVKHIIEKYGDHYLKHPTIKICYSDDTRYATLEPQLVSANELSILNDILGKDYTSEAELIKFMTSSGNKSECAMRIFDSNQKIIIPGYINDAIQ; this comes from the coding sequence TTGATAGAAAAAGTAATTATTAAAAACTATAAATCTATTGATTATCTAGATTTAAAATTAGACGACACAATAAATATTCTTGTTGGTAATAATGAACAAGGAAAATCTACTATATTAGAAGCCGTTAATTTAGCACTAACTAGTACATTAAATAAGAGAAATATACATAATGAACTAAATCCATTTCTTTTTAATAAGACTGTTGTTGAAGATTACATAAAAAACATTAGTAAAAATAAGCGTGTAATCCCACCTAGCATACTTATAGAAATATATTTAAAGGAAGATAATCAGAATGCATCTTTGAAGGGGTCAAACAATTCAATTAAAGAAAATGCATGTGGCATTAGTTTTTCCATAGAATTTGATGATGACTACACTGAAGAATATCAACAATACATAGAACAATCGACTAATATAAGAAATATACCGATAGAGTATTATAAAATTAATTGGTATTCCTTTGCATCTAATCCAATAACTTCACGAAGCAATCCTATTAAATGTGTATTAATTGATCCAACGGAAGGAAAGGCATGGAACGGAACAGACAGGTATATTTCAAGTGTAATTGGTGATACCCTAGACCCTAAACAGCGCGCAACTTTAAATTTTAATTTTAGGGATATTAAAGAGAATTTCTCTCAAGTTGAATCTATATCAAAGATTAATAGTACACTCTCTAAAAAAACAGGTGATATCTCAGATAAAGAACTTGCTATTTCTCTAGATATATCTCAAAAGAATGGATGGGAATCCAATTTGACTGCTTATCTGGATGATATACCTTTTGATTTCATTGGGAAAGGTGAGCAAAACTCGGTAAAATTGAAGTTATCACTCGAATCAAATGCTGAAGAGGCTCAAGTAATCTTAATTGAAGAACCAGAAAATCACTTATCTCATTCAAATATGCAAAAATTAATTAATCAAATCTCCGAAAAATGTGAAGGGAAACAGTTAATAATTACAACACATAGTACTTACGTTTTAAATAAACTTGGTTTAGATAAAGTAGTATTGATGAATAATGGAAAACACATAACATTAAGAGATTTAAATGAGGATACTTATAATTATTTTAAAAAGTTACCCGGTTACGATACACTTAGATTATTGCTAGCTGATAAGGCTATTTTAGTAGAAGGCCCATCAGATGAGTTAATTGTTCAAAAGGCATATCTTCAAAAACATAATAGGCTTCCTATCGAAGATGGTATAGATATTATTACTGTAAGAGGATTATCATTTAAGCGCTTTCTTGAGATAGCTGATCTTCTAAATAAAGAGGTTGCTGTTGTTACCGATAATGATGGAGACATTGTTAAGCACATTATTGAAAAATATGGTGATCATTACCTAAAACATCCAACAATCAAAATTTGCTATAGTGACGACACGAGATATGCAACGTTAGAACCACAGTTGGTATCAGCAAATGAGTTATCTATATTAAATGATATTTTAGGGAAGGATTATACATCAGAGGCTGAGCTTATTAAATTTATGACAAGTTCAGGTAATAAAAGTGAGTGTGCAATGCGTATTTTTGATTCAAACCAAAAAATTATTATACCGGGGTATATAAATGATGCAATTCAATAA
- a CDS encoding UvrD-helicase domain-containing protein: protein MMQFNNKVIIAAAGSGKSSDLVEKALKNNDKRILITTFTIDNTKEIEKKFFDKIGYVPKNVVVQTWYSFLLRECVRPYQNFLYDKKRIENIKFVNGQSTLYIAKTEVEKYYFRDGKYIYTDKLCDFVLEVNKISNGLVIDRLESIYDILMVDEVQDLAGTDLDFLYLLLKSNIHNIIVGDNRQATYFTNNSRKNKKYRGQTIFDLFSDWQKEGFCSIVYKTECFRCNQLICDIADSLYPQMPKTNSMNDMETGHDGVFYIRSSEVLEYAKKYSPVVLRYDKRTKNIPDNFTPLNFGKSKGLTFDRVFIYPNGPIHKFLKGNYEAISSPKTKAGLYVALTRARFSVAFVTDQKVISNEFVEEFTLRDSEGMTV, encoded by the coding sequence ATGATGCAATTCAATAACAAAGTTATTATTGCTGCAGCAGGTTCAGGAAAATCATCAGATCTAGTTGAAAAAGCATTGAAAAATAATGACAAAAGGATATTGATAACAACATTTACAATAGATAATACAAAAGAAATTGAGAAAAAGTTTTTTGATAAAATTGGATATGTCCCTAAGAATGTTGTGGTTCAAACATGGTATTCCTTCCTACTAAGAGAATGTGTAAGGCCTTATCAAAACTTCTTATACGATAAAAAAAGAATTGAAAATATAAAATTTGTTAATGGTCAATCTACACTATATATAGCTAAAACGGAAGTTGAAAAGTACTATTTTCGTGATGGAAAATATATTTATACTGACAAGTTGTGTGATTTCGTGCTTGAGGTTAATAAAATATCAAACGGTTTGGTTATTGATCGATTAGAGAGTATATATGATATCCTAATGGTAGATGAGGTACAGGATCTAGCTGGAACAGATTTAGATTTTCTATATTTATTATTAAAATCTAATATACATAACATTATAGTTGGAGATAACCGACAGGCTACCTACTTCACTAATAATTCAAGGAAAAACAAAAAATATAGGGGACAAACCATTTTTGACTTGTTTAGTGATTGGCAGAAGGAAGGCTTCTGTTCTATTGTTTATAAGACAGAATGTTTCCGATGTAACCAATTAATCTGTGATATAGCAGATTCACTTTATCCCCAAATGCCTAAAACAAATTCCATGAATGATATGGAGACTGGACACGATGGTGTTTTTTACATTCGAAGCAGTGAAGTTCTTGAATATGCAAAAAAATATTCTCCTGTTGTATTGAGATATGATAAAAGGACTAAGAATATACCAGATAATTTTACACCTTTAAATTTTGGAAAGTCTAAAGGATTGACGTTTGATAGAGTCTTTATTTATCCAAATGGACCTATTCATAAATTTTTAAAAGGTAATTATGAGGCTATTAGTAGTCCAAAAACTAAAGCAGGCTTATATGTTGCTTTAACAAGAGCGAGGTTCAGTGTTGCGTTTGTAACTGACCAAAAGGTAATTTCAAATGAGTTTGTTGAAGAATTCACTCTAAGAGATAGTGAAGGAATGACTGTTTAA
- a CDS encoding retron Eco8 family effector endonuclease, with translation MLKRVKLVNCKSIKKVDIKIDKNNCIIGQNGVGKTTFIKALQYFYNSLEGKKSDFIIFDKNNPYNEFAEIELIFDYKYFVNVYEVYWLKKIIGEMKQSDFMDNIGELISFVDRNNMLAIRLYIDKEGNTEWAPRLSFELRKVLKTIYPFYYISIKNNDHTNWETLWEMVGDMAKLPSFNLEEDLGDLIYQQYGESYRKIIDILRDKLDRNNIVISPFTNQEKFLNAIKLQLGGEKLRYKYKELSYFSEGTNSFNYLQLFCSLVAKIAEQKLKIPLLLIDEPEVGLHPKYIDDLMSNLIRDENKSQSIIVTHAPRVLKNVIKKTQDYNILHATNQMNGYADITTIYQFQDHRERNILSDEESSYYFSEQIVFVEGDTELELFDNNNLLTLFPFLKKIDFYSFEGKTVKISTIHPDIRNTKIPYIIIVDNDYIFEVDYAGKVLLKNGQKDFLNPLDNVRFKKQHEKEMFHFGGNGKLYDIRMKINSLSSYTYSLDKYWCIVYGDYFKTFKELIKLYCLKYKVYPVNTTIEGSLVNYNNLELFRDWLIANNPHDQNQINDLFNISNNKEALSTAFRLIVNGKYDTLKKIMKDNRTNSFPDNIRKSYLLINRFRRRYDKTSGWVSAWLDYVFSKEINIHNTREEQEKQFSIYFPELYDIIKNIYKMSKRE, from the coding sequence ATGCTAAAAAGAGTAAAATTAGTGAACTGCAAGTCTATCAAGAAAGTAGATATAAAGATTGATAAAAACAACTGTATTATTGGCCAAAATGGAGTAGGTAAAACAACCTTTATAAAAGCCTTACAATACTTTTATAACTCTCTTGAAGGCAAGAAAAGTGATTTTATAATCTTTGATAAAAATAATCCTTATAATGAATTTGCTGAAATTGAGCTAATCTTTGATTATAAATACTTTGTCAATGTATATGAAGTTTATTGGTTAAAAAAAATTATTGGTGAGATGAAGCAAAGCGATTTTATGGATAATATAGGAGAATTAATTTCCTTTGTAGACAGAAATAATATGTTAGCAATTAGATTATATATAGATAAAGAAGGTAATACAGAATGGGCACCGAGATTATCCTTTGAATTACGTAAAGTACTTAAAACAATTTACCCATTTTACTATATATCAATTAAAAATAATGATCATACAAATTGGGAAACACTATGGGAAATGGTTGGAGATATGGCTAAACTCCCAAGCTTTAACTTAGAAGAGGATCTTGGTGATTTAATATACCAACAATATGGTGAGTCATATAGGAAAATTATAGATATATTAAGAGATAAACTTGATAGAAATAATATAGTAATTAGTCCTTTTACCAATCAAGAGAAGTTCTTAAATGCAATCAAGCTACAATTAGGTGGGGAGAAACTAAGGTATAAATATAAAGAGTTGAGTTACTTTTCTGAAGGGACAAACTCATTTAATTATCTACAGTTATTTTGTAGTTTAGTGGCAAAAATAGCAGAACAAAAATTAAAGATTCCATTACTATTAATTGATGAGCCAGAAGTAGGATTGCATCCGAAGTATATAGACGATTTAATGAGTAATTTAATCAGAGATGAAAATAAAAGTCAAAGTATTATAGTTACACATGCCCCTAGAGTATTAAAAAATGTTATTAAGAAAACCCAAGATTACAACATTTTACATGCAACCAACCAGATGAATGGTTATGCAGACATAACGACAATTTATCAATTCCAAGACCATAGGGAAAGAAATATATTATCAGATGAAGAATCTAGCTACTATTTTTCTGAACAAATTGTATTTGTTGAAGGTGATACAGAATTAGAGTTGTTTGACAATAATAACTTGCTAACTCTTTTTCCATTTTTAAAAAAAATAGACTTTTACTCATTCGAAGGGAAGACTGTAAAAATTTCAACAATACACCCAGATATTAGAAATACGAAAATCCCATATATAATTATAGTAGATAATGATTATATCTTTGAAGTTGATTATGCTGGAAAGGTATTGCTAAAAAATGGGCAAAAGGATTTCCTAAATCCACTGGACAATGTAAGATTTAAAAAGCAGCATGAGAAAGAAATGTTTCACTTTGGGGGAAATGGAAAATTATATGATATAAGAATGAAAATAAATTCATTAAGTTCATATACATATAGTTTAGATAAGTATTGGTGTATAGTTTATGGGGATTATTTTAAAACATTTAAGGAATTGATTAAGCTTTATTGTTTAAAATATAAAGTTTATCCAGTTAATACAACCATTGAAGGTTCTTTAGTCAATTACAATAATTTAGAGTTATTTAGAGATTGGTTAATAGCTAATAATCCACATGACCAAAATCAAATTAATGACTTATTTAATATCTCAAATAATAAAGAAGCTTTATCAACCGCATTTCGTCTTATTGTTAATGGTAAATATGACACTTTGAAAAAGATAATGAAAGATAACAGAACTAATTCCTTTCCTGATAACATTAGAAAGTCATATCTTTTAATTAATAGATTTAGACGCAGGTATGATAAAACCTCTGGCTGGGTATCTGCATGGTTAGATTATGTTTTTAGTAAAGAAATAAATATTCACAACACGAGAGAGGAACAAGAAAAGCAGTTTAGTATTTACTTTCCAGAACTTTACGATATAATAAAAAATATATATAAGATGAGTAAGAGGGAGTAG
- a CDS encoding reverse transcriptase family protein: protein MQIYIYREDFFYNKILATSKSLVEEILKDKSKYYTKRKIPKKNGFRTINCLEKNSALSKIQQSIRINFLNTISIPNYVYGFVSGQSYSDYLKPHVRRKYYLRLDIKNFFENITNDTLESVFSYYFRLNDNKNNEELLLLIDLITLDGKLPQGAITSPTISNIVFRQLDIRINKYCKKFNINYSRYADDLLFSTDNKFLHNDFFIKKIKYILSTRGFELNKHKIRYDQDSISLNGFVIEDNIRISRSKLKGLSSTLFIIDKHRSNFDITKLLSDINNSGLNREIKNKYSLLNYLAGYRAFLLQFLDRENPEEYYNKKVSNYVIRIQNSIELLRG, encoded by the coding sequence ATGCAAATATACATATATAGAGAAGATTTCTTTTATAATAAGATACTAGCAACCTCAAAATCACTAGTCGAAGAAATACTAAAAGATAAAAGTAAATATTATACTAAAAGAAAAATCCCGAAAAAAAATGGTTTTCGTACTATTAACTGCCTTGAAAAAAATTCGGCTTTATCAAAAATTCAGCAAAGCATTCGAATTAACTTCCTAAATACAATATCAATTCCAAATTATGTTTATGGTTTTGTATCAGGTCAATCATACAGCGATTATCTGAAACCCCACGTTAGACGAAAGTATTACCTGAGACTAGATATAAAGAACTTTTTTGAAAACATTACAAATGACACTCTGGAATCTGTATTCTCCTATTATTTTCGTCTGAATGATAATAAAAATAATGAAGAATTATTATTACTTATTGATTTAATCACATTAGATGGAAAATTACCACAGGGGGCAATCACGTCTCCCACTATATCTAACATTGTATTTAGGCAATTAGATATTAGAATAAATAAATACTGTAAAAAGTTTAATATTAACTACTCTAGATATGCTGATGACCTTTTATTTTCTACTGATAATAAATTCTTACATAATGATTTTTTCATTAAGAAGATTAAATATATTTTATCTACTAGGGGATTCGAATTAAATAAACATAAAATAAGATATGATCAAGATTCTATCTCCTTAAATGGTTTTGTTATAGAAGATAATATTAGGATCTCAAGGAGCAAACTAAAAGGATTGTCCAGTACTTTATTTATTATTGATAAGCATAGGAGTAATTTTGATATAACAAAATTACTCTCTGATATTAACAATAGTGGATTAAATAGAGAAATTAAAAATAAATATTCACTACTAAATTATTTAGCTGGTTATAGAGCATTTTTATTGCAATTCTTAGATAGAGAAAACCCAGAGGAGTATTATAATAAAAAAGTTTCTAATTACGTTATTAGAATACAAAATTCCATTGAATTGTTACGAGGGTAA
- a CDS encoding DUF2187 family protein produces MSSNKTVEVGDKISFMSGVQGIVEKINENSVIVLVTKNNTEHDFEGNKTVVAHKNYEII; encoded by the coding sequence ATGAGTTCAAATAAGACGGTAGAAGTAGGCGACAAGATATCTTTTATGTCTGGAGTACAAGGAATTGTCGAGAAAATTAATGAGAATTCTGTAATAGTGCTAGTTACTAAAAATAATACGGAACATGATTTTGAAGGAAATAAAACGGTTGTAGCTCATAAAAATTATGAAATTATTTAA
- a CDS encoding NADPH-dependent FMN reductase — MKIVAMVGSNRKDSYNMKLTSFMQERYKDKLDIEILPIGQLPFYNQDDELNPSDIVEDIREKIRNSDGILFATPEYNASISGVLKNAIDWFSRVDKVMVNKPAMIVGASMGRLGTVKAQMHLRQILNAPGVGTITLPGNEVYVGAVHEKIDENGNLTDEQTAQFIDSVMDNFVHWIEKMSVKQ, encoded by the coding sequence GTGAAAATAGTTGCAATGGTAGGAAGTAACCGTAAAGATTCATATAACATGAAACTCACATCTTTTATGCAGGAAAGATATAAGGATAAGCTGGACATTGAGATTTTACCAATTGGGCAGCTTCCATTTTATAATCAGGATGATGAACTAAATCCATCTGATATTGTAGAGGATATTAGAGAAAAAATCAGAAACAGTGATGGCATCCTATTTGCGACACCTGAATATAATGCGTCCATCTCAGGTGTATTAAAAAATGCTATTGACTGGTTTTCTCGTGTAGATAAAGTAATGGTAAACAAACCCGCAATGATCGTTGGCGCATCAATGGGACGCTTAGGAACAGTAAAAGCGCAAATGCATCTTCGCCAAATTTTAAATGCACCTGGCGTTGGAACTATTACACTACCTGGAAATGAAGTTTATGTAGGTGCCGTCCATGAGAAAATAGATGAAAACGGCAATTTAACCGATGAGCAAACAGCACAGTTTATTGATTCTGTGATGGATAACTTTGTTCACTGGATAGAAAAAATGAGTGTGAAGCAATAG